The Mesorhizobium sp. B2-8-5 genome segment CCCCGGATGAAGATAGCAGGTGCTCAGAGGCGGAAAGGTCCTGAGCGGGCGGCAAGAGTGTCCGCAGAGATCAACCTGTTCAAACTCAGGACCATCATCCCGGATTTCGCGGGCTGCAAGGACGTCTCAATGCGTTGGGTCGTCTGGGGGCGTAAGCGACCACCTGCGCCGTATCCCGACCTGATTGCAAACTACCGGCCAGACGATGTGTACGCACAGTGTTGGATCGATGAATTGTTCACGACGGACGAGGCCAAGAAATTGATCAGCTATCTGGAAACTCACCATCCCCAACGCAAGAACAGCATCGAAAAGGTCAATCTCCCGGCATCTGGGGATTTGTTCCCGATCCTTGCCCTCTCCGTTGGTGGTCCCACGGGCCATTATGAACTGGCGTGCGAGGAAACTTACGACCTACCGTTCTGGGTGTTGGGCGCGTACGATCTCGAAGAGCATGAACCATTGCTAAATCGCGAATCTGATTTGATACGGCGGAAAGCCTTTGCGCGGAGCACGTTCTACGTCATCAACGGCAAAGTCTTGTGCGCTGCTGATCTCGAAGAAATCGACCGGCTCCATTGACACGCCACACTGTCAATGGGCTGAAGGTCAAGGTATTATGATACCGCCATGAGCGCTGATAAGCTGAATACGCGACAGGAACGTTTCTGCCTCTGGTTGGCCGAGGGCCTTCCACAATCTCGGGCGTACGTCGAGGCTGGATATTCAGCGCGTGGTAATGCCGCTGAAGTCAGCGCTTCCCAGCTTCTAAGAAATCCTAAGGTCGCCGCCCGGCTTGCCGAGCTGCAGGCTGGGGCTGCAAGGCGTTCGGAGATCACGGTCGATGAGTTGGTCGCCGAGCTTGAAAGCATGCGCAAACTCGCTATGGCATGCAAGAACCCGGCCGCAGGCGTAGCTGCGGTTATGGGCAAGGCCAAACTGCTCGGTCTGATCGTCGACAAAGCCGAAGTCGCCACAACAATTCGCAAGCCACTCCGCGAGCCCAGCGATACTGAGCAGATGAGCCTTGAAGAGTGGCAAGCCAAATTCGCGCCAGGAGGGCTGCAATAGGCCTGTTCTCGCCATGGCGACCGGGCCCCCCCATTTGACCCCTTCTTCCAAATCCCATGTTGACTTTCCGGCTTGGAATTATCAAATGCTGAAGCAAATGATATCGAAGCGTGGCTCGAAGTCATGAACAGCAAAGCTTTAAAGAAGGTAGTGGCCTATCTTCGCACCTCGTCAGCGGCCAATGTCGGTTCTGACAAGGATAGCGAGAGGCGGCAGCGCGAGGCAGTCGATCTATACGCCCGATCCGCTGGCCTGGAAATTGTCGAAACATACTATGATGCGGCCGTCAGCGGCGCAGACGCGGTGACCGCCCGACCTGGCTTCTCGGCGATGTTGGAGCGCCTGCTCTCGAACGGTGTGCGTGTCATCTTAGTCGAGACAGCTTCACGGTTCGCACGAGACCTCATCGTTCAGGAGACGGGATACGAGATGCTCAAGGCGCGCGGCATCGATTTGATTGCCGTCGACAGCCCTGAGAGCTTCGTGGCCGACACGCCGACGGCAAACTTGATCAGGCAGGTTCTGGGTGCGGTTGCCGAATTTGAGAAGGCGATGCTCGTGGAAAAGCTGCGAGGGGCCCGCGAGCGCAAGCGGATGGCGACCGGTAGGAAGGTTGGCGGCCGCAAAAACTATGCAGAAATTGACGGCGGACCGAAAATGATCGCGCTCGCAAAAAAGCTGCATCGTTACTCGGTCCATGGCAAGCGGCGGACCCTCGCTGAAATCGCGGAAGCCCTGGAATACGAAGGTTTCGTGTCGACCGCCGGAACGCGGTACACTCCGACCGCAGTATCAAGAATGCTTGCCTCCAAGAGCAACAAGCTAACGACTCGACATGAAGCTGATCCCGAGCCGTCGCCAACGCTGGCCCCGGATACGTGTGCCCGACCAGATGCGCCCGACGTGCCCACCATGCGAACTCCGCTTGGTTCGCGATGGTAGCGAGGGCGACTATGGCGGAAATAGTCTTTCAGCGCGTTGGCGATTATCTCTTGGCGTTCAACCAGGAGGCGATAATCGTGGCCGACATCCTCCGCTTAGTGTTAACGCGGGCACCAGAAGATGACGCCGATATGGTCGGCATACCCATCCACGCACAAACGGAGAGCTTTGCGGCTCTTCATCCTGCCGGGCATAAGCCACACCTGATCGCGAAGCCCGAGGCGCTCGACGAGGTCTGGCAACGCACCCATGCAGACTTTAAGGGCATGGTCGAAGGCAAACGCACCGTAATGGTGTTTCGCCGTGATGGCCCGACGCTCGTTGCGCTCGCCCATCTCACGCCGGCTGAGACGGCTCGGCTCTATCCGAGGAACGTGTAGCGCGCCGGTACCCGGCATGCCGGGGGTTTGCCGACGACAGGGGGCGGGATCGATTGTGGGGCCCCTATGAGACGCGCCTTACCGAGCGTCGGGCGACGGAGATCAAAGGACCAATCCTGAAAGCCGCCATTAGGTTCATTGTGCCACGATGCCTATTTGGCACCCCAGTCGAGTCCCCACGGTGCGATCCAGCGCCTGTCTCAATTCGACCATGGTGTTGCTCATCAGTTCTGAAGACGTCAGCCCTAGTATCTTGAGCACCTCTGCCCGAAGCTTCTGAACGTATAT includes the following:
- a CDS encoding terminase small subunit; the encoded protein is MSADKLNTRQERFCLWLAEGLPQSRAYVEAGYSARGNAAEVSASQLLRNPKVAARLAELQAGAARRSEITVDELVAELESMRKLAMACKNPAAGVAAVMGKAKLLGLIVDKAEVATTIRKPLREPSDTEQMSLEEWQAKFAPGGLQ
- a CDS encoding recombinase family protein translates to MNSKALKKVVAYLRTSSAANVGSDKDSERRQREAVDLYARSAGLEIVETYYDAAVSGADAVTARPGFSAMLERLLSNGVRVILVETASRFARDLIVQETGYEMLKARGIDLIAVDSPESFVADTPTANLIRQVLGAVAEFEKAMLVEKLRGARERKRMATGRKVGGRKNYAEIDGGPKMIALAKKLHRYSVHGKRRTLAEIAEALEYEGFVSTAGTRYTPTAVSRMLASKSNKLTTRHEADPEPSPTLAPDTCARPDAPDVPTMRTPLGSRW